Proteins from a genomic interval of Panthera uncia isolate 11264 chromosome C1 unlocalized genomic scaffold, Puncia_PCG_1.0 HiC_scaffold_4, whole genome shotgun sequence:
- the LOC125913332 gene encoding tigger transposable element-derived protein 1-like, giving the protein MRVAEIARFYKKSTSTICTILKKKEEIRGLDAAKGVTRISKQRPRVLEDVEKLLLVWINEKQLAGDTVTENFICEKAKALYTDLVSKLPGTSTEKEEGFKASRGWFDNFKRRSGIRSVAKHGEAASLDAKAAEAFATEFQKLMVSECYLPEQVFNCDETRLFWKKMPKRTYITEEENAMPGHKPMKDHLTLLFCANASGDFKVKPLLVYHSENPRAFKKCKVQKSQLNVMWRSNSKAWVTRMLFIEWINEVFGPAVKKYLLEKNLPLKALLVMDNAPAHPPGFEDDLLEEFEFIKGKFLPPNTTPILQPMDQQVISNFKKLYIKALFQQCFEVTEGTNLTLREFWKNHFHIVNCLKIIDKAWDGVTKRTLCSAWRKLWPDCVLGHDIEGLAHEQEAPVVDEIVSLGKTMGLEVNEDDIQELVEEHGQELTTDELMDLHHEQQQKVMEEISSAEEEKVLIL; this is encoded by the exons ATGCGagtggctgaaattgcaagattttataagaagtctacatcGACCATTTGtacaatattaaagaagaaagaagaaataagggggCTAGATGCAGCAAAAGGAGTCACGAGAATATCAAAGCAACGGCCACGTGTCCTGGAAGATGTAGAGAAGTTGCTTCTGGTTTGGATAAACGAGAAGCAACTAGCAGGTGATACTGTGACTGAGAATTTTATCTGTGAGAAGGCAAAGGCCTTGTACACTGACCTTGTAAGTAAACTGCCAGGTACgtcaacagaaaaagaagaaggctTCAAGGCAAGCAGGGGATGGTTTGATAACTTTAAGAGGAGAAGTGGCATCCGTAGTGTTGCAAAGCACGGAGAAGCTGCAAGTTTGGACGCTAAGGCAGCTGAGGCATTCGCTACTGAGTTCCAGAAGCTCATGGTTTCCGAGTGTTATCTGCCAGAACAAGTTTTTAACTGCGATGAGACGAGGCTTTTTTGGAAAAAGATGCCAAAGAGGACCTACattacagaagaagagaatgcaATGCCTGGTCACAAGCCCATGAAAGACCATCTCACCCTCTTGTTTTGTGCTAATGCAAGCGGGGATTTTAAAGTCAAGCCCCTGCTTGTGTATCATTCTGAGAATCCACGAGCCTTCAAGAAATGCAAGGTTCAGAAGAGCCAGTTAAACGTTATGTGGAGGTCCAACAGCAAGGCCTGGGTCACTCGTATGTTGTTCATTGAGTGGATCAACGAGGTCTTTGGTCCTGCAGTGAAGAAATACCTTTTAGAAAAGAATCTGCCACTCAAAGCCTTGCTGGTCATGGATAATGCTCCTGCTCATCCTCCAGGCTTTGAGGACGACTTACTGGAGGAATTCGAGTTCATTAAGGGCAAGTTCCTTCCTCCCAACACCACTCCAATCCTCCAGCCCATGGATCAGCAGgtcatttcaaactttaaaaagctttacaTCAAAGCACTATTTCAGCAATGCTTTGAGGTGACCGAAGGAACAAACCTTACTCTACGagaattttggaaaaatcatttccacATCGTGAACTGCCTTAAGATCATTGATAAAGCCTGGGATGGGGTCACCAAGAGAACCCTGTGTTCTGCTTGGAGAAAACTGTGGCCTGATTGTGTTCTTGGACATGACATAGAGGGGCTTGCTCATGAACAGGAGGCGCCAGTTGTCGATGAAATCGTGTCCTTGGGGAAGACCATGGGCCTAGAGGTGAACGAGGATGACATCCAGGAGCTGGTGGAGGAACATGGTCAGGAGCTGACCACCGATGAACTGATGGATCTGCATCACGAGCAACAGCAAAAGGTTATGGAGGAGATctcgtctgcagaggaggagaag GTCCTTATCTTGTAG